From Zalophus californianus isolate mZalCal1 chromosome 16, mZalCal1.pri.v2, whole genome shotgun sequence, one genomic window encodes:
- the NBR1 gene encoding next to BRCA1 gene 1 protein isoform X1: MEPQVTLNVTFENETQSFLVSDPENTTWADVEAMVKVSFDLTTIQIKYLDEENEEVSINSQGEYEEALKMAVKQGNQLQMQVHEAPPPAVPEKRPVVRAGKKPLAHYSSLVKVLGSDMKTPEEPTAQRFPFAPCDADQPQDKPPDWFTSYLETFREQVVKETVEKLEQKLHEKLVLQNPSLSSCPSEVSVPISEETLFLPENQFNWHIACNSCQRRIIGVRYQCSLCPSYNICEDCESGPYAHDSNHVLLKLRRPVVGSSEAFSHPRFPAPRLPAALEQARLQKQVDKNFLKAEKQRLRAEKKQRKAEVKELKKQLKLHRKIHLWSSIHGLQSPRSPLGRPESLLQSNTLMLPLQPCAPVMPTLSAAFVDENLPDGTHLQPGTKFIKHWRMKNTGNVKWSGDTKLKFMWGNLTLASTEKKDVLVPCLKAGHVGVVSVEFIAPALEGTYTSHWRLSHKGQQFGPRIWCSIIVDPFPSAESPENIEKGMIRSSKADELTCQQEETFLLAKEEIQLDEATEQTKGTGTCIAQKTDRVASERELYIPSVDLLTAQDLLSFELLDINIVQELERVPHNTPVDMTPCMSPLPHDNPLIEKPGLGQIQEESEGAGFKVLPDPTASVKRKALNIASVEEAEDDLSGTQFVCETVIRSLTLDAAPDHNPPCRQKSLHMKSASPAEGPLGDEREEVVHSAKEAVVEEEEEDELKDEVQSQSSTSSEDYIIILPECFDTSRPLGDSMYSSALSQPGLERGAEGEPGVEAGERLTGGENQLQEQSINNILMTSQTLDTVPLIPEVVGPPPQLSRSLPCAQPDGSPGVDLPVTIPAVSSVPDQIRGEPRGSSGLVNSRQKIYDHSRHHHHGSSIAGGLVKGALSVAASAYKALFAGPPVTAQPIVSEDQTAALMAHLFEMGFCDRQLNLRLLKKHNYNILQVVTELLQFNNNDWYSHRY, encoded by the exons ATGGAACCACAGGTTACTCTAAATGtgacttttgaaaatgaaactcAAAGCTTTCTGGTTTCCGATCCAGAAAATACAACTTGGGCTGATGTCGAAGCTATG GTAAAAGTTTCATTTGATCTGACCACTATTCAAATAAAATACCTGGATGAGGAAAACGAAGAG GTATCCATCAATAGTCAAG gAGAGTATGAAGAAGCACTTAAG ATGGCAGTGAAGCAGGGAAACCAACTGCAGATGCAAGTCCACGAAGCCCCACCACCAGCTGTACCAGAAAAGCGGCCAGTCGTGAGGGCAGGGAAGAAGCCCCTTGCACATTATTCATCACTGGTGAAGGTCTTAGGATCAGACATGAAGACCCCAGAGGAGCCTACAGCCCAG CGGTTTCCATTTGCTCCCTGTGACGCAGACCAGCCTCAAGACAAGCCCCCAGACTGGTTCACAAGCTACCTGGAGACA TTCAGAGAACAAGTGGTTAAAGAAACAGTTGAGAAACTTGAACAGAAATTACACGAGAAGCTAGTCCTCCAGAACCCATCCTTGAGTTCCTGTCCATCAGAAGTCTCAGTGCCCATTTCAGAGGAAACACTGTTTTTGCCAGAAAACCAGTTCAACTGGCATATTGCTTGCAACAGCTGCCAAAGGAGGATCATCGGTGTGCGCTACCAGTGCAG CCTGTGTCCGTCCTACAATATCTGTGAAGATTGTGAATCAGGGCCATATGCCCATGACTCCAACCACGTCCTGCTGAAGTTGCGGAGACCTGTGGTGGGTTCCTCTGAAGCGTTCTCTCATCCAAGGTTCCCCGCCCCTCGTCTCCCTGCTGCTCTGGAACAAGCCAG GCTCCAGAAACAGGTCGACAAGAATTTTCTTAAAGCAGAAAAGCAAAGGTTGCGAGCTGAGAAGAAGCAGCGAAAGGCAGAGGTCAAGGAACTCAAAAAGCAGCTGAAACTCCACAGGAAGATTCATCTGTGGAGTTCCATCCATGGACTCCAGAGCCCCAGGTCCCCTTTGGGCCGTCCTGAGAGCCTGCTGCAGTCGAACACCCTGAT GCTCCCTTTGCAGCCCTGTGCCCCAGTTATGCCGACCCTCAGTGCAGCATTTGTGGATGAGAATTTGCCTGATGGGACTCACCTTCAACCAGGAACCAAGTTTATCAAACACTGGAGGAtgaaaaatacaggaaatgtCAAATGGAGTGGAGAcacaaag CTCAAGTTCATGTGGGGAAACCTAACTTTGGCTTCTACAGAAAAGAAGGATGTTTTGGTTCCCTGCCTGAAGGCCGGCCACGTGGGGGTTGTGTCTGTGGAGTTCATCGCACCGGCCTTGGAGGGAACGTACACTTCCCATTGGCGTCTTTCTCACAAAGGCCAGCAGTTTGGGCCTCGGATCTGGTGCAGTATCATAGTGGATCCTTTCCCCTCCGCAGAGAGCCCTGAGAACATTGAAAAGGGCATGATTCGCTCAAGCAAAGCTGATGAGCTCACCTGCCAGCAAGAG GAAACTTTTCTTCTGGCTAAAGAAGAGATTCAGCTTGATGAAGCGACTGAGCAGACCAAAGGGACAGGGACCTGCATCGCACAGAAGACAGACCGTGTTGCCAGCGAGAGGGAGCTTTATATCCCATCTGTGGACCTTCTGACTGCCCAG GATCTGCTGTCCTTTGAGCTGTTGGATATAAACATTGTCCAAGAGTTGGAGAGAGTGCCGCACAATACTCCCGTGG ATATGACTCCCTGCATGTCTCCTCTGCCGCATGACAATCCTTTAATAGAGAAGCCAGGCTTGGGGCAGATACAGGAAGAGAGCGAAGGGGCGGGATTTAAAGTGCTTCCCG ATCCCACAGCGTCAGTGAAGAGGAAGGCTCTGAACATTGCCTCAGTGGAGGAAGCAGAAGATGACCTGAGTGGGACCCAATTCGTGTGTGAGACCGTAATCAGATCCCTTACCTTGGATGCTGCCCCAGATCACAACCCACCTTGCAGACAGAAGTCCCTGCACA TGAAATCTGCCTCCCCTGCAGAGGGACCACTTGGAGATGAGCGGGAGGAGGTTGTCCATAGCGCCAAAGAAGCTgttgtggaggaggaagaggaagatgaactCAAAGATGAAGTTCAGAGTCAGTCCTCTACTTCTTCAGAGGATTACATCATCATCCTGCCTGAGTGCTTTGACACCAGTCGCCCCCTGGGCGACTCCATGTACAGCTCTGCACTCTCACAGCCAGGCCTGGAGCGAGGGGCTGAAGGCGAACCTGGGGTTGAGGCTGGGGAGAGACTCACTGGAGGGGAGAACCAGCTGCAGGAGCAGAGCATCAACAACATCCTCATGACCTCACAGACTCTGGACACAGTGCCCCTCATCCCGGAGGTGGTGGGGCCTCCACCACAGCTGTCCAG GAGCCTTCCTTGTGCACAGCCAGATGGTTCCCCAGGAGTGGATTTACCGGTTACCATACCAGCAGTTTCTTCAGTTCCCGATCAGATCAGAGGAG AGCCCAGAGGCTCATCGGGACTTGTAAACAGCAGACAGAAGATCTATGACCACTCAAG GCACCACCACCATGGGAGCAGCATTGCTGGAGGACTGGTGAAGGGGGCTTTGTCCGTTGCTGCTTCTGCATACAAGGCCTTGTTTGCTGGGCCACCAGTCACTGCCCAG CCAATAGTTTCTGAAGATCAGACAGCAGCCCTGATGGCCCATCTCTTCGAAATGGGATTCTGTGACCGGCAGCTGAATCTCAGGCTGCTGAAGAAACACAATTATAACATCCTGCAGGTTGTGACAGAACTGCTCCAGTTCAACAACAATGACTGGTACAGCCACCGCTACTGA
- the NBR1 gene encoding next to BRCA1 gene 1 protein isoform X2, giving the protein MEPQVTLNVTFENETQSFLVSDPENTTWADVEAMVKVSFDLTTIQIKYLDEENEEVSINSQGEYEEALKMAVKQGNQLQMQVHEAPPPAVPEKRPVVRAGKKPLAHYSSLVKVLGSDMKTPEEPTAQRFPFAPCDADQPQDKPPDWFTSYLETFREQVVKETVEKLEQKLHEKLVLQNPSLSSCPSEVSVPISEETLFLPENQFNWHIACNSCQRRIIGVRYQCSLCPSYNICEDCESGPYAHDSNHVLLKLRRPVVGSSEAFSHPRFPAPRLPAALEQARLQKQVDKNFLKAEKQRLRAEKKQRKAEVKELKKQLKLHRKIHLWSSIHGLQSPRSPLGRPESLLQSNTLMLPLQPCAPVMPTLSAAFVDENLPDGTHLQPGTKFIKHWRMKNTGNVKWSGDTKLKFMWGNLTLASTEKKDVLVPCLKAGHVGVVSVEFIAPALEGTYTSHWRLSHKGQQFGPRIWCSIIVDPFPSAESPENIEKGMIRSSKADELTCQQEETFLLAKEEIQLDEATEQTKGTGTCIAQKTDRVASERELYIPSVDLLTAQDLLSFELLDINIVQELERVPHNTPVDMTPCMSPLPHDNPLIEKPGLGQIQEESEGAGFKVLPDPTASVKRKALNIASVEEAEDDLSGTQFVCETVIRSLTLDAAPDHNPPCRQKSLHKGPLGDEREEVVHSAKEAVVEEEEEDELKDEVQSQSSTSSEDYIIILPECFDTSRPLGDSMYSSALSQPGLERGAEGEPGVEAGERLTGGENQLQEQSINNILMTSQTLDTVPLIPEVVGPPPQLSRSLPCAQPDGSPGVDLPVTIPAVSSVPDQIRGEPRGSSGLVNSRQKIYDHSRHHHHGSSIAGGLVKGALSVAASAYKALFAGPPVTAQPIVSEDQTAALMAHLFEMGFCDRQLNLRLLKKHNYNILQVVTELLQFNNNDWYSHRY; this is encoded by the exons ATGGAACCACAGGTTACTCTAAATGtgacttttgaaaatgaaactcAAAGCTTTCTGGTTTCCGATCCAGAAAATACAACTTGGGCTGATGTCGAAGCTATG GTAAAAGTTTCATTTGATCTGACCACTATTCAAATAAAATACCTGGATGAGGAAAACGAAGAG GTATCCATCAATAGTCAAG gAGAGTATGAAGAAGCACTTAAG ATGGCAGTGAAGCAGGGAAACCAACTGCAGATGCAAGTCCACGAAGCCCCACCACCAGCTGTACCAGAAAAGCGGCCAGTCGTGAGGGCAGGGAAGAAGCCCCTTGCACATTATTCATCACTGGTGAAGGTCTTAGGATCAGACATGAAGACCCCAGAGGAGCCTACAGCCCAG CGGTTTCCATTTGCTCCCTGTGACGCAGACCAGCCTCAAGACAAGCCCCCAGACTGGTTCACAAGCTACCTGGAGACA TTCAGAGAACAAGTGGTTAAAGAAACAGTTGAGAAACTTGAACAGAAATTACACGAGAAGCTAGTCCTCCAGAACCCATCCTTGAGTTCCTGTCCATCAGAAGTCTCAGTGCCCATTTCAGAGGAAACACTGTTTTTGCCAGAAAACCAGTTCAACTGGCATATTGCTTGCAACAGCTGCCAAAGGAGGATCATCGGTGTGCGCTACCAGTGCAG CCTGTGTCCGTCCTACAATATCTGTGAAGATTGTGAATCAGGGCCATATGCCCATGACTCCAACCACGTCCTGCTGAAGTTGCGGAGACCTGTGGTGGGTTCCTCTGAAGCGTTCTCTCATCCAAGGTTCCCCGCCCCTCGTCTCCCTGCTGCTCTGGAACAAGCCAG GCTCCAGAAACAGGTCGACAAGAATTTTCTTAAAGCAGAAAAGCAAAGGTTGCGAGCTGAGAAGAAGCAGCGAAAGGCAGAGGTCAAGGAACTCAAAAAGCAGCTGAAACTCCACAGGAAGATTCATCTGTGGAGTTCCATCCATGGACTCCAGAGCCCCAGGTCCCCTTTGGGCCGTCCTGAGAGCCTGCTGCAGTCGAACACCCTGAT GCTCCCTTTGCAGCCCTGTGCCCCAGTTATGCCGACCCTCAGTGCAGCATTTGTGGATGAGAATTTGCCTGATGGGACTCACCTTCAACCAGGAACCAAGTTTATCAAACACTGGAGGAtgaaaaatacaggaaatgtCAAATGGAGTGGAGAcacaaag CTCAAGTTCATGTGGGGAAACCTAACTTTGGCTTCTACAGAAAAGAAGGATGTTTTGGTTCCCTGCCTGAAGGCCGGCCACGTGGGGGTTGTGTCTGTGGAGTTCATCGCACCGGCCTTGGAGGGAACGTACACTTCCCATTGGCGTCTTTCTCACAAAGGCCAGCAGTTTGGGCCTCGGATCTGGTGCAGTATCATAGTGGATCCTTTCCCCTCCGCAGAGAGCCCTGAGAACATTGAAAAGGGCATGATTCGCTCAAGCAAAGCTGATGAGCTCACCTGCCAGCAAGAG GAAACTTTTCTTCTGGCTAAAGAAGAGATTCAGCTTGATGAAGCGACTGAGCAGACCAAAGGGACAGGGACCTGCATCGCACAGAAGACAGACCGTGTTGCCAGCGAGAGGGAGCTTTATATCCCATCTGTGGACCTTCTGACTGCCCAG GATCTGCTGTCCTTTGAGCTGTTGGATATAAACATTGTCCAAGAGTTGGAGAGAGTGCCGCACAATACTCCCGTGG ATATGACTCCCTGCATGTCTCCTCTGCCGCATGACAATCCTTTAATAGAGAAGCCAGGCTTGGGGCAGATACAGGAAGAGAGCGAAGGGGCGGGATTTAAAGTGCTTCCCG ATCCCACAGCGTCAGTGAAGAGGAAGGCTCTGAACATTGCCTCAGTGGAGGAAGCAGAAGATGACCTGAGTGGGACCCAATTCGTGTGTGAGACCGTAATCAGATCCCTTACCTTGGATGCTGCCCCAGATCACAACCCACCTTGCAGACAGAAGTCCCTGCACA AGGGACCACTTGGAGATGAGCGGGAGGAGGTTGTCCATAGCGCCAAAGAAGCTgttgtggaggaggaagaggaagatgaactCAAAGATGAAGTTCAGAGTCAGTCCTCTACTTCTTCAGAGGATTACATCATCATCCTGCCTGAGTGCTTTGACACCAGTCGCCCCCTGGGCGACTCCATGTACAGCTCTGCACTCTCACAGCCAGGCCTGGAGCGAGGGGCTGAAGGCGAACCTGGGGTTGAGGCTGGGGAGAGACTCACTGGAGGGGAGAACCAGCTGCAGGAGCAGAGCATCAACAACATCCTCATGACCTCACAGACTCTGGACACAGTGCCCCTCATCCCGGAGGTGGTGGGGCCTCCACCACAGCTGTCCAG GAGCCTTCCTTGTGCACAGCCAGATGGTTCCCCAGGAGTGGATTTACCGGTTACCATACCAGCAGTTTCTTCAGTTCCCGATCAGATCAGAGGAG AGCCCAGAGGCTCATCGGGACTTGTAAACAGCAGACAGAAGATCTATGACCACTCAAG GCACCACCACCATGGGAGCAGCATTGCTGGAGGACTGGTGAAGGGGGCTTTGTCCGTTGCTGCTTCTGCATACAAGGCCTTGTTTGCTGGGCCACCAGTCACTGCCCAG CCAATAGTTTCTGAAGATCAGACAGCAGCCCTGATGGCCCATCTCTTCGAAATGGGATTCTGTGACCGGCAGCTGAATCTCAGGCTGCTGAAGAAACACAATTATAACATCCTGCAGGTTGTGACAGAACTGCTCCAGTTCAACAACAATGACTGGTACAGCCACCGCTACTGA
- the NBR1 gene encoding next to BRCA1 gene 1 protein isoform X3, which yields MEPQVTLNVTFENETQSFLVSDPENTTWADVEAMVKVSFDLTTIQIKYLDEENEEVSINSQGEYEEALKMAVKQGNQLQMQVHEAPPPAVPEKRPVVRAGKKPLAHYSSLVKVLGSDMKTPEEPTAQRFPFAPCDADQPQDKPPDWFTSYLETFREQVVKETVEKLEQKLHEKLVLQNPSLSSCPSEVSVPISEETLFLPENQFNWHIACNSCQRRIIGVRYQCSLCPSYNICEDCESGPYAHDSNHVLLKLRRPVVGSSEAFSHPRFPAPRLPAALEQARLQKQVDKNFLKAEKQRLRAEKKQRKAEVKELKKQLKLHRKIHLWSSIHGLQSPRSPLGRPESLLQSNTLMLPLQPCAPVMPTLSAAFVDENLPDGTHLQPGTKFIKHWRMKNTGNVKWSGDTKLKFMWGNLTLASTEKKDVLVPCLKAGHVGVVSVEFIAPALEGTYTSHWRLSHKGQQFGPRIWCSIIVDPFPSAESPENIEKGMIRSSKADELTCQQEETFLLAKEEIQLDEATEQTKGTGTCIAQKTDRVASERELYIPSVDLLTAQDLLSFELLDINIVQELERVPHNTPVDPTASVKRKALNIASVEEAEDDLSGTQFVCETVIRSLTLDAAPDHNPPCRQKSLHMKSASPAEGPLGDEREEVVHSAKEAVVEEEEEDELKDEVQSQSSTSSEDYIIILPECFDTSRPLGDSMYSSALSQPGLERGAEGEPGVEAGERLTGGENQLQEQSINNILMTSQTLDTVPLIPEVVGPPPQLSRSLPCAQPDGSPGVDLPVTIPAVSSVPDQIRGEPRGSSGLVNSRQKIYDHSRHHHHGSSIAGGLVKGALSVAASAYKALFAGPPVTAQPIVSEDQTAALMAHLFEMGFCDRQLNLRLLKKHNYNILQVVTELLQFNNNDWYSHRY from the exons ATGGAACCACAGGTTACTCTAAATGtgacttttgaaaatgaaactcAAAGCTTTCTGGTTTCCGATCCAGAAAATACAACTTGGGCTGATGTCGAAGCTATG GTAAAAGTTTCATTTGATCTGACCACTATTCAAATAAAATACCTGGATGAGGAAAACGAAGAG GTATCCATCAATAGTCAAG gAGAGTATGAAGAAGCACTTAAG ATGGCAGTGAAGCAGGGAAACCAACTGCAGATGCAAGTCCACGAAGCCCCACCACCAGCTGTACCAGAAAAGCGGCCAGTCGTGAGGGCAGGGAAGAAGCCCCTTGCACATTATTCATCACTGGTGAAGGTCTTAGGATCAGACATGAAGACCCCAGAGGAGCCTACAGCCCAG CGGTTTCCATTTGCTCCCTGTGACGCAGACCAGCCTCAAGACAAGCCCCCAGACTGGTTCACAAGCTACCTGGAGACA TTCAGAGAACAAGTGGTTAAAGAAACAGTTGAGAAACTTGAACAGAAATTACACGAGAAGCTAGTCCTCCAGAACCCATCCTTGAGTTCCTGTCCATCAGAAGTCTCAGTGCCCATTTCAGAGGAAACACTGTTTTTGCCAGAAAACCAGTTCAACTGGCATATTGCTTGCAACAGCTGCCAAAGGAGGATCATCGGTGTGCGCTACCAGTGCAG CCTGTGTCCGTCCTACAATATCTGTGAAGATTGTGAATCAGGGCCATATGCCCATGACTCCAACCACGTCCTGCTGAAGTTGCGGAGACCTGTGGTGGGTTCCTCTGAAGCGTTCTCTCATCCAAGGTTCCCCGCCCCTCGTCTCCCTGCTGCTCTGGAACAAGCCAG GCTCCAGAAACAGGTCGACAAGAATTTTCTTAAAGCAGAAAAGCAAAGGTTGCGAGCTGAGAAGAAGCAGCGAAAGGCAGAGGTCAAGGAACTCAAAAAGCAGCTGAAACTCCACAGGAAGATTCATCTGTGGAGTTCCATCCATGGACTCCAGAGCCCCAGGTCCCCTTTGGGCCGTCCTGAGAGCCTGCTGCAGTCGAACACCCTGAT GCTCCCTTTGCAGCCCTGTGCCCCAGTTATGCCGACCCTCAGTGCAGCATTTGTGGATGAGAATTTGCCTGATGGGACTCACCTTCAACCAGGAACCAAGTTTATCAAACACTGGAGGAtgaaaaatacaggaaatgtCAAATGGAGTGGAGAcacaaag CTCAAGTTCATGTGGGGAAACCTAACTTTGGCTTCTACAGAAAAGAAGGATGTTTTGGTTCCCTGCCTGAAGGCCGGCCACGTGGGGGTTGTGTCTGTGGAGTTCATCGCACCGGCCTTGGAGGGAACGTACACTTCCCATTGGCGTCTTTCTCACAAAGGCCAGCAGTTTGGGCCTCGGATCTGGTGCAGTATCATAGTGGATCCTTTCCCCTCCGCAGAGAGCCCTGAGAACATTGAAAAGGGCATGATTCGCTCAAGCAAAGCTGATGAGCTCACCTGCCAGCAAGAG GAAACTTTTCTTCTGGCTAAAGAAGAGATTCAGCTTGATGAAGCGACTGAGCAGACCAAAGGGACAGGGACCTGCATCGCACAGAAGACAGACCGTGTTGCCAGCGAGAGGGAGCTTTATATCCCATCTGTGGACCTTCTGACTGCCCAG GATCTGCTGTCCTTTGAGCTGTTGGATATAAACATTGTCCAAGAGTTGGAGAGAGTGCCGCACAATACTCCCGTGG ATCCCACAGCGTCAGTGAAGAGGAAGGCTCTGAACATTGCCTCAGTGGAGGAAGCAGAAGATGACCTGAGTGGGACCCAATTCGTGTGTGAGACCGTAATCAGATCCCTTACCTTGGATGCTGCCCCAGATCACAACCCACCTTGCAGACAGAAGTCCCTGCACA TGAAATCTGCCTCCCCTGCAGAGGGACCACTTGGAGATGAGCGGGAGGAGGTTGTCCATAGCGCCAAAGAAGCTgttgtggaggaggaagaggaagatgaactCAAAGATGAAGTTCAGAGTCAGTCCTCTACTTCTTCAGAGGATTACATCATCATCCTGCCTGAGTGCTTTGACACCAGTCGCCCCCTGGGCGACTCCATGTACAGCTCTGCACTCTCACAGCCAGGCCTGGAGCGAGGGGCTGAAGGCGAACCTGGGGTTGAGGCTGGGGAGAGACTCACTGGAGGGGAGAACCAGCTGCAGGAGCAGAGCATCAACAACATCCTCATGACCTCACAGACTCTGGACACAGTGCCCCTCATCCCGGAGGTGGTGGGGCCTCCACCACAGCTGTCCAG GAGCCTTCCTTGTGCACAGCCAGATGGTTCCCCAGGAGTGGATTTACCGGTTACCATACCAGCAGTTTCTTCAGTTCCCGATCAGATCAGAGGAG AGCCCAGAGGCTCATCGGGACTTGTAAACAGCAGACAGAAGATCTATGACCACTCAAG GCACCACCACCATGGGAGCAGCATTGCTGGAGGACTGGTGAAGGGGGCTTTGTCCGTTGCTGCTTCTGCATACAAGGCCTTGTTTGCTGGGCCACCAGTCACTGCCCAG CCAATAGTTTCTGAAGATCAGACAGCAGCCCTGATGGCCCATCTCTTCGAAATGGGATTCTGTGACCGGCAGCTGAATCTCAGGCTGCTGAAGAAACACAATTATAACATCCTGCAGGTTGTGACAGAACTGCTCCAGTTCAACAACAATGACTGGTACAGCCACCGCTACTGA
- the TMEM106A gene encoding transmembrane protein 106A isoform X1 — MGETFSQSGSREENKSILPPSPAFGSKAICYSSTRSSKSFCSRLPCDGAASASFVTCPTCQGSGEIPQDLEKQLVALIPYGDQRLKPRRTKLFVFLAVFICLVISSLIIFFLFPRSIAVQPAGLNSSTVAFDEADIHLNITNILNISNSNYYPITVTQLTIEVLHLSLVVGQVTNSLLLHIGPLASEQMFYAVANKIWDENTYKICSWMKIKVHHVLLHIHRSERSSGGAREASGTPSASPGKTEMKPESFRKLFIEVRLLAGGRPTALSPCEWTQVGQTTVSAAAQ, encoded by the exons ATGGGTGAGACGTTCTCCCAGTCAGGCTCTCGGGAGGAGAACAAGTCAATCCTGCCTCCCAGCCCGGCGTTTGGCAGCAAGGCTATCTGCTACTCCAGCACCCGAAGCAGCAAGTCTTTTTGTTCCCGCCTGCCTTGTGACGGGGCTGCCAGTGCCAGCTTTGTGACTTGTCCCACCTGCCAGGGCAGCGGGGAGATCCCGCAAG ACCTAGAGAAGCAGCTAGTGGCCCTCATCCCCTATGGGGACCAGAGGCTGAAGCCCAGGCGCAC GAAGCTCTTCGTGTTCCTGGCAGTGTTCATCTGCCTTGTGATCTCCTCCCTCATCATCTTTTTCCTGTTTCCCCGGTCCATCGCTGTGCAGCCCGCGGGCCTCAACTCCTCCACGGTGGCCTTTGACGAGGCTGACATCCACCTCAACATAACA AATATCTTAAACATCTCCAATAGCAACTACTACCCCATCACTGTGACCCAGCTGACCATAGAGGTTCTACACTTGTCCCTCGTGGTGGGGCAGGTCACCAACAGCCTCCTCCTCCACATCGGCCCTTTGGCCAGCGAACAG ATGTTTTATGCAGTGGCCAACAAAATCTGGGATGAAAACACATA caaAATCTGTTCCTGGATGAAAATCAAAGTCCACCACGTGCTTTTGCACATCCA CAGGAGTGAACGTAGTAGTGGGGGAGCGAGAGAGGCATCTGGCACCCCCTCCGCCTCTCCAGGAAAAACAGAGATGAAGCCAGAGTCATTCAGGAAGTTATTTATTGAAGTTAGGCTTCTGGCTGGTGGTCGGCCCACAGCGCTGAGCCCGTGTGAGTGGACACAGGTCGGTCAGACGACGGTGTCAGCGGCCGCCCAGTGA
- the TMEM106A gene encoding transmembrane protein 106A isoform X2 — MGETFSQSGSREENKSILPPSPAFGSKAICYSSTRSSKSFCSRLPCDGAASASFVTCPTCQGSGEIPQDLEKQLVALIPYGDQRLKPRRTKLFVFLAVFICLVISSLIIFFLFPRSIAVQPAGLNSSTVAFDEADIHLNITNILNISNSNYYPITVTQLTIEVLHLSLVVGQVTNSLLLHIGPLASEQMFYAVANKIWDENTYKICSWMKIKVHHVLLHIQSERSSGGAREASGTPSASPGKTEMKPESFRKLFIEVRLLAGGRPTALSPCEWTQVGQTTVSAAAQ, encoded by the exons ATGGGTGAGACGTTCTCCCAGTCAGGCTCTCGGGAGGAGAACAAGTCAATCCTGCCTCCCAGCCCGGCGTTTGGCAGCAAGGCTATCTGCTACTCCAGCACCCGAAGCAGCAAGTCTTTTTGTTCCCGCCTGCCTTGTGACGGGGCTGCCAGTGCCAGCTTTGTGACTTGTCCCACCTGCCAGGGCAGCGGGGAGATCCCGCAAG ACCTAGAGAAGCAGCTAGTGGCCCTCATCCCCTATGGGGACCAGAGGCTGAAGCCCAGGCGCAC GAAGCTCTTCGTGTTCCTGGCAGTGTTCATCTGCCTTGTGATCTCCTCCCTCATCATCTTTTTCCTGTTTCCCCGGTCCATCGCTGTGCAGCCCGCGGGCCTCAACTCCTCCACGGTGGCCTTTGACGAGGCTGACATCCACCTCAACATAACA AATATCTTAAACATCTCCAATAGCAACTACTACCCCATCACTGTGACCCAGCTGACCATAGAGGTTCTACACTTGTCCCTCGTGGTGGGGCAGGTCACCAACAGCCTCCTCCTCCACATCGGCCCTTTGGCCAGCGAACAG ATGTTTTATGCAGTGGCCAACAAAATCTGGGATGAAAACACATA caaAATCTGTTCCTGGATGAAAATCAAAGTCCACCACGTGCTTTTGCACATCCA GAGTGAACGTAGTAGTGGGGGAGCGAGAGAGGCATCTGGCACCCCCTCCGCCTCTCCAGGAAAAACAGAGATGAAGCCAGAGTCATTCAGGAAGTTATTTATTGAAGTTAGGCTTCTGGCTGGTGGTCGGCCCACAGCGCTGAGCCCGTGTGAGTGGACACAGGTCGGTCAGACGACGGTGTCAGCGGCCGCCCAGTGA
- the TMEM106A gene encoding transmembrane protein 106A isoform X3 gives MGETFSQSGSREENKSILPPSPAFGSKAICYSSTRSSKSFCSRLPCDGAASASFVTCPTCQGSGEIPQDLEKQLVALIPYGDQRLKPRRTKLFVFLAVFICLVISSLIIFFLFPRSIAVQPAGLNSSTVAFDEADIHLNITNILNISNSNYYPITVTQLTIEVLHLSLVVGQVTNSLLLHIGPLASEQMFYAVANKIWDENTYKICSWMKIKVHHVLLHIQGTLTCSCLSHSEQLVFQSYEYVDCRGNTSVPHLLVPHPP, from the exons ATGGGTGAGACGTTCTCCCAGTCAGGCTCTCGGGAGGAGAACAAGTCAATCCTGCCTCCCAGCCCGGCGTTTGGCAGCAAGGCTATCTGCTACTCCAGCACCCGAAGCAGCAAGTCTTTTTGTTCCCGCCTGCCTTGTGACGGGGCTGCCAGTGCCAGCTTTGTGACTTGTCCCACCTGCCAGGGCAGCGGGGAGATCCCGCAAG ACCTAGAGAAGCAGCTAGTGGCCCTCATCCCCTATGGGGACCAGAGGCTGAAGCCCAGGCGCAC GAAGCTCTTCGTGTTCCTGGCAGTGTTCATCTGCCTTGTGATCTCCTCCCTCATCATCTTTTTCCTGTTTCCCCGGTCCATCGCTGTGCAGCCCGCGGGCCTCAACTCCTCCACGGTGGCCTTTGACGAGGCTGACATCCACCTCAACATAACA AATATCTTAAACATCTCCAATAGCAACTACTACCCCATCACTGTGACCCAGCTGACCATAGAGGTTCTACACTTGTCCCTCGTGGTGGGGCAGGTCACCAACAGCCTCCTCCTCCACATCGGCCCTTTGGCCAGCGAACAG ATGTTTTATGCAGTGGCCAACAAAATCTGGGATGAAAACACATA caaAATCTGTTCCTGGATGAAAATCAAAGTCCACCACGTGCTTTTGCACATCCA gGGCACCCTGACCTGTTCCTGCCTGAGCCATTCAGAGCAGCTAGTCTTCCAGAGCTATGAATACGTGGACTGCCGGGGAAACACGTCGGTGCCCCACTTGCTGGTCCCTCACCCGCCATGA